From Bacteroidia bacterium, a single genomic window includes:
- a CDS encoding toxin-antitoxin system YwqK family antitoxin: MNIKVLFILVLFSQYVFSQEVTFEGIETKDEITYLKGTNEPFTGKVVAFNINGKKNLEIEYKNGKENGINRTWYANGKLMNETQITDGKIDGLWIDYYENGQKMNEVSYENDYMTGSCTRWYENGKIKEKGNHHHCKEQGYWVYYYENGQKQSAGEYLDAQKVGDWIEWNVKGEVVKTQNYKK, translated from the coding sequence ATGAATATTAAAGTTTTATTTATTCTGGTTTTGTTTTCACAATATGTTTTTTCACAGGAGGTAACTTTTGAAGGAATTGAAACAAAAGATGAAATTACATATTTAAAAGGTACAAATGAACCTTTTACAGGAAAAGTTGTTGCATTTAATATCAATGGAAAGAAAAATCTTGAAATTGAATATAAGAATGGTAAAGAAAATGGTATCAACCGTACCTGGTATGCAAATGGAAAACTAATGAATGAAACTCAAATTACAGATGGCAAAATTGACGGACTTTGGATTGATTATTATGAAAATGGTCAGAAAATGAATGAAGTTAGTTACGAAAATGATTACATGACAGGATCTTGTACACGATGGTATGAGAATGGAAAAATTAAAGAAAAAGGAAACCATCATCATTGTAAAGAGCAAGGATATTGGGTTTATTATTATGAAAACGGGCAAAAACAAAGTGCAGGTGAGTATTTAGATGCACAGAAAGTTGGCGATTGGATAGAGTGGAATGTTAAAGGAGAAGTTGTAAAAACTCAGAATTATAAAAAATAA
- the pdxH gene encoding pyridoxamine 5'-phosphate oxidase produces MKKVQLSKLRKNYNSGELNKTNLFNNPFTQFEIWLNEALLHELFEANAMILSTISKNNKPSSRVVLLKDFSENGLIFFTNYNSRKGKEIENNNNVSLVFYWPATERQVRIEGIIAKTTAKISDDYFYSRPIESQASAISSKQSAVIKSSEILKNKFDKILKNGNIKRPLNWGGYIVKPVMFEFWQGRLNRLHDRISFSLDNNKWKIVRLSP; encoded by the coding sequence ATGAAGAAAGTACAACTCTCAAAATTACGCAAAAATTATAACTCAGGCGAGCTAAACAAAACTAATTTATTTAATAATCCATTTACTCAGTTTGAAATATGGCTTAATGAGGCTTTATTGCATGAATTATTTGAAGCAAATGCAATGATACTATCTACTATCAGCAAAAATAATAAACCATCTTCAAGAGTAGTATTATTAAAGGATTTTTCTGAAAATGGACTGATTTTCTTTACTAATTATAATAGTAGAAAAGGCAAAGAAATTGAAAATAACAATAATGTTTCATTAGTTTTTTATTGGCCTGCAACAGAACGTCAGGTAAGAATAGAAGGCATAATAGCCAAAACAACAGCTAAAATATCTGACGACTATTTCTATTCAAGACCAATTGAAAGTCAGGCTAGTGCAATTTCGTCCAAACAAAGTGCAGTAATAAAAAGCAGTGAAATATTAAAAAACAAATTCGATAAAATATTAAAAAATGGTAATATAAAACGCCCACTGAATTGGGGCGGGTACATTGTTAAACCTGTAATGTTTGAATTTTGGCAAGGTAGATTAAACAGGCTTCATGACAGAATTAGCTTTAGTTTGGATAATAATAAGTGGAAAATAGTAAGACTAAGTCCTTAA
- a CDS encoding YceI family protein: MKKITLLIITLFLICSNIEAQTTVKYGADKAKSYITYEMSHPMHNWEATSKNVLSVLIFNPETKKIVKVAVSIPVSTFDSQNANRDSHMIEVLEGLKFPAVTFTSSSITDDNSKLTVTGELNFHGVTKSITIDANSKITDQGIEVTGSFIVKISDFKIENPSLMGIPTNDNIALKFFVLYNPK; this comes from the coding sequence ATGAAAAAAATAACATTACTGATTATAACACTGTTTTTGATTTGCTCAAATATTGAAGCCCAAACAACAGTAAAATATGGTGCCGATAAAGCAAAGTCATACATTACATATGAAATGTCACACCCAATGCACAACTGGGAAGCTACTAGTAAAAACGTACTTTCAGTTCTAATATTCAACCCAGAAACAAAAAAGATAGTAAAAGTTGCAGTTTCTATTCCTGTTTCAACATTTGATAGTCAGAATGCAAACCGTGATTCACATATGATTGAAGTTTTAGAAGGGTTAAAATTTCCGGCAGTAACTTTTACAAGTTCGTCAATAACTGATGACAATTCAAAATTAACGGTTACAGGCGAACTTAACTTTCACGGTGTTACCAAATCCATAACAATAGATGCCAATAGTAAAATAACAGATCAAGGAATTGAAGTAACAGGTTCGTTTATTGTAAAAATATCAGATTTTAAAATTGAAAATCCTTCATTAATGGGAATTCCAACCAATGATAATATTGCATTAAAGTTTTTTGTATTATATAATCCGAAATAA
- the rnr gene encoding ribonuclease R, translated as MSKKTTVRKSGLNRKAIKSLVHALLNNNPSKTYNYKQVCKQLELSGESDKQLVILALQNLAEFKVIEEVYTGKYKLSSPKGYVTGTVELRGNGEGIIITDEITDEITISQRNLNHALTGDIVKVYLYARRRPDLLEGEVVDIIKRSTNTFVGVIEISGSYAFMIPDGRNMPYDIFIPSKNLNRAKHGQKAIVSIEEWPRKSKSPIGKVEEVLGYAGDNEVEMHAILAEFNLPAKFSNDIEKAADKIPNQITEKEIANRRDFRKITTFTIDPEDAKDFDDALSLNKLSNGNWEVGVHIADVTHYIKDNSELDIEAFNRATSVYLVDRVVPMLPEKLSNQLCSLRPKEDKLCYSAVFEIDEDAIIKNEWFGRTIINSDRRFNYDEAQIIIETGEGDFNKEILTLQNIAKKLRAKRFSKGAIGFDKVEVKFKLDNNGKPLHVFFKENKDSNKLIEEFMLLANKKVAEFIGKKKDEKAAKTFVYRIHDKPDSEKLRTFANFIKTFGYKVNFGSDKAVAGSMNKLLLELDGKAEKSMIESLAIRAMAKAEYSTSNIGHYGLGFSYYTHFTSPIRRYPDMMVHRLLDLYLNKGKSVNAQEYEKKCKHSSEMEQVAANAERASTKYKQIEYMSDKIGVEFDGVISGVTEWGIYIEIIENKCEGMVSLRDLDDDFYVFDEKNYLIYGKHQKKRYRLGDPVRIIVSKINLQKRFLDFKIVPDKK; from the coding sequence ATGTCAAAAAAAACAACCGTAAGAAAAAGCGGATTAAACAGAAAAGCCATAAAAAGCTTAGTTCATGCTCTATTAAACAACAACCCTTCTAAAACATACAATTACAAACAAGTTTGTAAGCAGTTAGAACTTTCGGGTGAATCAGATAAGCAATTAGTAATTTTAGCCTTACAGAATTTAGCAGAGTTTAAAGTCATAGAGGAAGTTTATACAGGAAAATATAAGCTATCATCACCTAAAGGATATGTTACAGGTACAGTTGAGTTAAGAGGTAATGGTGAAGGAATTATTATTACTGATGAAATAACAGATGAGATTACAATCTCTCAACGAAATTTAAACCATGCATTAACCGGGGATATTGTTAAAGTTTACCTTTACGCACGGCGCAGACCAGATTTATTAGAAGGTGAAGTTGTTGACATAATTAAAAGATCTACAAATACTTTTGTTGGGGTAATAGAAATATCAGGATCATATGCTTTTATGATTCCTGATGGCAGAAACATGCCATATGATATTTTTATTCCTTCAAAAAATCTTAATCGTGCAAAACATGGGCAAAAAGCAATAGTAAGTATAGAAGAGTGGCCCAGAAAAAGTAAAAGTCCAATTGGAAAAGTGGAAGAAGTTTTAGGTTATGCAGGCGACAATGAAGTTGAAATGCATGCAATACTTGCAGAATTTAATCTTCCAGCAAAATTCTCAAATGATATTGAAAAAGCTGCTGATAAAATTCCGAATCAGATAACCGAAAAAGAAATTGCAAACCGACGTGACTTTAGAAAAATAACAACGTTTACAATTGACCCTGAAGATGCAAAAGATTTTGATGATGCTCTTTCATTAAATAAATTATCAAATGGCAACTGGGAAGTTGGTGTTCATATTGCCGATGTAACACATTACATTAAAGACAATTCTGAATTAGATATTGAAGCATTTAACCGTGCAACTTCAGTATACCTTGTTGACAGAGTTGTTCCTATGTTACCTGAAAAACTTTCAAATCAACTATGTTCTTTAAGACCAAAGGAAGATAAACTTTGTTACTCTGCAGTATTTGAAATTGACGAAGATGCAATAATTAAAAACGAATGGTTTGGAAGAACAATAATTAATTCCGACAGACGATTTAATTATGATGAAGCACAAATAATAATTGAAACAGGGGAAGGCGATTTTAATAAAGAAATATTAACACTTCAAAACATTGCAAAAAAACTACGTGCAAAAAGATTCTCAAAAGGTGCTATTGGTTTTGATAAAGTTGAAGTAAAATTTAAACTCGACAATAACGGAAAGCCGCTGCATGTTTTTTTTAAAGAAAATAAAGATTCTAATAAATTAATAGAAGAATTTATGCTTCTTGCAAATAAAAAAGTTGCAGAGTTTATTGGGAAAAAGAAAGACGAAAAAGCTGCAAAAACATTTGTATATAGAATACATGATAAACCTGACTCTGAAAAGCTAAGAACATTTGCAAATTTTATTAAAACATTTGGTTACAAAGTAAATTTTGGCTCAGATAAAGCTGTTGCCGGTTCTATGAACAAATTGTTATTAGAATTAGATGGTAAAGCAGAAAAAAGCATGATAGAAAGTCTTGCTATAAGAGCAATGGCTAAAGCAGAATACTCCACAAGTAACATTGGTCACTATGGATTGGGGTTTTCATACTATACTCACTTCACCTCTCCTATCAGACGTTATCCGGATATGATGGTACATAGGTTACTTGATTTATATCTCAATAAAGGAAAATCAGTAAATGCTCAGGAGTATGAAAAAAAATGCAAACATTCTTCAGAAATGGAACAGGTTGCTGCAAATGCTGAAAGAGCTTCAACTAAATACAAGCAAATTGAGTACATGAGTGATAAAATCGGCGTTGAGTTTGACGGTGTTATTTCTGGTGTTACTGAATGGGGAATTTATATTGAAATAATTGAGAATAAATGCGAAGGAATGGTTTCATTACGCGATTTAGATGATGATTTTTATGTTTTCGATGAAAAAAATTATCTGATATATGGCAAACACCAAAAGAAAAGATACAGACTTGGAGATCCTGTAAGAATAATTGTTTCAAAAATTAACCTTCAAAAAAGGTTTCTTGATTTTAAAATTGTTCCTGATAAAAAATAA